A stretch of the Corylus avellana chromosome ca6, CavTom2PMs-1.0 genome encodes the following:
- the LOC132183664 gene encoding protein CHUP1, chloroplastic isoform X1, with protein MIVRFSLLVAASVAAFAVRQLNIKTSRSSTSAVKPSENAEASFELQCEGGDKEQNTYSNARLKEEYGEEEEEEEEVKLINSIFNRTHGNPPDVYDDEILPEFEDLLSGEIEYPLPGNKIDKAEKERAYEMEMANNASELERMRKLVKELEEREVKLEGELLEYYGLKEQESDILEIQRQLKIKTVEIDMLNITINSLQAERKKLQEEIAQGVSAKKELEVARNKIKELQRQIQLEAKQTKGHLLLLKQQVSGLQAKEEEAVKKDSEIEKKLKAVKELEVEVVELKRKNKELQHEKRELTVKLDSAEARIAALSNMTETEMVAKAREEVNNLRHANEDLSKQVEGLQIYRFSEVEELVYLRWVNACLRYELRNYQAPPGKISARELNKSLSPKSQEKAKQLMLEYAGSERGQGDTDLESNFSHPSSPGSEDFDNASIDSSNSRYSSLSKKPSLIQKLKKWGKSKDDLTALASPTRSLSGGSPSRASMNQRPRGPLESLMLRNAGDSIAITTFGKMEQELPESPETPTPPNIRTRVSSSDSLNNVAASFHLMSKSVDGVQDEKYPAYKDRHKLALEREKQIKERAGQARAQKFGDKSNSNLYEPTAKVERERPATLPPKLSQIKEKVIVSGDSSDQSNDGKSGSQIISKMKLDHIEKRPPRMPRPPPKRSGGFSAGTNTNSLGGIPPAPPPPGAPPPPPPPPGGPPPPPPPPGSLPRGGGSGDKVHRAPELVEFYQTLMKREAKKDIPSLISSTSNASDARSNMIGEIENRSSFLVAVKADVETQGDFVMSLATEVRAASFTNIEDLVAFVNWLDEELSFLVDERAVLKHFDWPEGKADALREAAFEYQDLMKLEKRVSSFVDDPTLPCDDALKKMYSLLEKVENSVYALLRTRDMAISRYKEFGIPVDWLLDSGVVGKIKLSSVQLARKYMKRVALELDAMSGPEKEPNREFLVLQGVRFAFRVHQFAGGFDAESMKAFEELRSRVHAQVPEDKKLET; from the exons ATGATAGTCAGGTTCAGCCTCCTTGTTGCTGCTTCAGTTGCAGCCTTTGCAGTTAGGCAGCTCAATATCAAAACCTCAAGGTCATCGACCTCTGCAGTCAAGCCTTCAG AAAATGCAGAAGCAAGCTTTGAACTTCAGTGTGAGGGGGGAGACAAAGAGCAGAATACATATTCTAATGCTAGACTCAAAGAGGAGTAT ggggaggaggaagaggaggaagaagaggttAAACTAATTAACAGTATATTTAACAGAACTCATGGCAATCCACCTGATGTTTATGATGATGAGATTTTGCCTGAATTTGAAGATCTTTTATCTGGGGAGATTGAATATCCATTACCTGGTAACAAGATTGATAaggcagagaaagagagagcataTGAAATGGAGATGGCAAACAATGCAAGCGAATTGGAACGGATGCGGAAACTAGTAAAGGAATTAGAGGAGAGGGAAGTGAAGCTTGAAGGTGAATTGCTTGAATACTACGGACTGAAGGAGCAGGAATCAGATATTCTTGAGATACAAAGGCAACTCAAGATCAAGACAGTAGAGATTGACATGCTCAATATTACCATTAACTCTTTGCAAGCGGAGAGGAAAAAGCTTCAAGAGGAGATTGCACAAGGAGTTTCAGCAAAGAAGGAGCTAGAGGTGGCAAGGAACAAGATCAAGGAACTGCAAAGGCAGATTCAGCTTGAAGCTAAACAGACGAAAGGCCATTTGTTGTTGCTTAAGCAGCAAGTTTCTGGTTTGCAGGCCAAAGAGGAAGAAGCTGTCAAGAAAGATTCTGAAATTGAGAAGAAGCTGAAAGCTGTGAAGGAGTTAGAGGTCGAAGTTGTGGAGCTtaagaggaaaaacaaagaactTCAACATGAAAAGCGGGAGTTGACCGTAAAACTTGATTCTGCTGAAGCTAGAATAGCAGCCCTCTCCAATATGACAGAG ACTGAAATGGTTGCCAAGGCAAGAGAGGAGGTCAATAATCTAAGGCATGCAAATGAGGACCTGTCAAAGCAAGTGGAAGGACTTCAGATATATCGATTCAGTGAAGTTGAAGAGCTAGTGTATCTTCGTTGGGTCAATGCATGCTTGAGGTATGAACTCCGGAACTATCAGGCACCACCAGGAAAGATATCAGCTCGTGAACTCAACAAGAGTCTGAGCCCCAAATCCCAAGAGAAGGCTAAGCAGCTGATGTTAGAGTATGCAGGATCAGAACGTGGGCAAGGGGACACAGATCTTGAAAGCAATTTCTCCCACCCATCCTCTCCTGGAAGTGAGGACTTTGACAATGCCTCTATTGATAGTTCCAATAGTAGATATAGCAGTCTCAGTAAGAAACCTAGCTTAATCCAGAAGTTGAAGAAATGGGGCAAAAGCAAAGATGATTTGACTGCTCTTGCATCACCAACCAGATCTCTCTCGGGAGGTTCCCCAAGCAGGGCAAGCATGAACCAGAGACCAAGGGGTCCATTGGAATCCCTGATGCTAAGGAATGCAGGTGATAGTATAGCCATCACTACCTTTGGCAAGATGGAGCAGGAACTTCCAGAGTCTCCTGAAACTCCAACTCCCCCAAATATTAGAACGAGGGTATCATCAAGTGACTCACTAAATAATGTTGCAGCATCATTCCATTTGATGTCTAAATCAGTTGATGGAGTTCAAGATGAGAAATACCCTGCTTATAAAGACCGGCATAAGTTGGCTTTGGAGAGGGAAAAGCAGATTAAAGAAAGAGCTGGGCAAGCAAGAGCGCAGAAGTTTGGTGACAAATCAAATTCGAATCTATATGAACCTACAGCCAAGGTTGAAAGAGAGAGACCAGCAACTTTGCCGCCAAAACTTTCTCAAATAAAGGAGAAGGTGATTGTCTCTGGTGATTCAAGTGACCAATCTAATGATGGTAAGAGTGGTTCTCAAATAATAAGCAAGATGAAACTTGACCACATTGAGAAGAGGCCTCCTAGGATGCCTCGGCCACCTCCTAAACGATCTGGAGGTTTTTCTGCTGGTACAAATACAAATTCTCTGGGTGGAATACCGCCTGCACCACCTCCACCTGGTGCACCACCTCCGCCACCACCACCCCCTGGTGGACCACCTCCGCCACCTCCTCCACCAGGAAGCCTGccaagagggggagggagtgGTGATAAAGTTCACCGGGCTCCTGAACTGGTTGAATTTTATCAGACATTGATGAAACGAGAGGCAAAGAAGGATATACCATCATTAATCTCTTCAACATCTAATGCATCAGATGCCAGGAGCAACATGATTGGGGAGATTGAGAACCGATCATCATTCCTTGTAGCT GTGAAAGCTGATGTGGAAACTCAAGGTGATTTTGTCATGTCATTGGCAACTGAAGTCCGAGCAGCTTCCTTCACCAACATAGAAGATCTTGTGGCTTTTGTAAACTGGCTAGATGAGGAACTCTCTTTCTTG GTTGATGAACGGGCAGTTCTTAAGCACTTTGATTGGCCTGAGGGGAAAGCAGATGCATTAAGAGAAGCGGCTTTTGAGTACCAGGACCTGATGAAATTAGAGAAGCGAGTATCTTCTTTCGTCGATGATCCCACGCTTCCGTGTGACGATGCTTTGAAGAAGATGTACTCATTGCTAGAAAA AGTGGAAAATAGTGTGTATGCGCTCTTACGTACAAGGGATATGGCTATTTCACGATACAAGGAGTTTGGCATTCCAGTTGATTGGTTGTTAGATTCAGGAGTTGTTGGCAAG ATAAAGCTCTCATCAGTACAATTGGCGAGGAAGTACATGAAACGTGTGGCGTTAGAGCTTGATGCAATGAGTGGACCTGAAAAGGAACCAAACAGAGAGTTTTTGGTTCTGCAAGGCGTGCGTTTTGCTTTCCGTGTTCATCAG TTTGCGGGAGGCTTTGACGCGGAAAGCATGAAGGCTTTTGAAGAACTCAGGAGCCGTGTCCATGCACAGGTGCCAGAAGACAAAAAGCTAGAAACATGA
- the LOC132183664 gene encoding protein CHUP1, chloroplastic isoform X2: MIVRFSLLVAASVAAFAVRQLNIKTSRSSTSAVKPSEASFELQCEGGDKEQNTYSNARLKEEYGEEEEEEEEVKLINSIFNRTHGNPPDVYDDEILPEFEDLLSGEIEYPLPGNKIDKAEKERAYEMEMANNASELERMRKLVKELEEREVKLEGELLEYYGLKEQESDILEIQRQLKIKTVEIDMLNITINSLQAERKKLQEEIAQGVSAKKELEVARNKIKELQRQIQLEAKQTKGHLLLLKQQVSGLQAKEEEAVKKDSEIEKKLKAVKELEVEVVELKRKNKELQHEKRELTVKLDSAEARIAALSNMTETEMVAKAREEVNNLRHANEDLSKQVEGLQIYRFSEVEELVYLRWVNACLRYELRNYQAPPGKISARELNKSLSPKSQEKAKQLMLEYAGSERGQGDTDLESNFSHPSSPGSEDFDNASIDSSNSRYSSLSKKPSLIQKLKKWGKSKDDLTALASPTRSLSGGSPSRASMNQRPRGPLESLMLRNAGDSIAITTFGKMEQELPESPETPTPPNIRTRVSSSDSLNNVAASFHLMSKSVDGVQDEKYPAYKDRHKLALEREKQIKERAGQARAQKFGDKSNSNLYEPTAKVERERPATLPPKLSQIKEKVIVSGDSSDQSNDGKSGSQIISKMKLDHIEKRPPRMPRPPPKRSGGFSAGTNTNSLGGIPPAPPPPGAPPPPPPPPGGPPPPPPPPGSLPRGGGSGDKVHRAPELVEFYQTLMKREAKKDIPSLISSTSNASDARSNMIGEIENRSSFLVAVKADVETQGDFVMSLATEVRAASFTNIEDLVAFVNWLDEELSFLVDERAVLKHFDWPEGKADALREAAFEYQDLMKLEKRVSSFVDDPTLPCDDALKKMYSLLEKVENSVYALLRTRDMAISRYKEFGIPVDWLLDSGVVGKIKLSSVQLARKYMKRVALELDAMSGPEKEPNREFLVLQGVRFAFRVHQFAGGFDAESMKAFEELRSRVHAQVPEDKKLET; this comes from the exons ATGATAGTCAGGTTCAGCCTCCTTGTTGCTGCTTCAGTTGCAGCCTTTGCAGTTAGGCAGCTCAATATCAAAACCTCAAGGTCATCGACCTCTGCAGTCAAGCCTTCAG AAGCAAGCTTTGAACTTCAGTGTGAGGGGGGAGACAAAGAGCAGAATACATATTCTAATGCTAGACTCAAAGAGGAGTAT ggggaggaggaagaggaggaagaagaggttAAACTAATTAACAGTATATTTAACAGAACTCATGGCAATCCACCTGATGTTTATGATGATGAGATTTTGCCTGAATTTGAAGATCTTTTATCTGGGGAGATTGAATATCCATTACCTGGTAACAAGATTGATAaggcagagaaagagagagcataTGAAATGGAGATGGCAAACAATGCAAGCGAATTGGAACGGATGCGGAAACTAGTAAAGGAATTAGAGGAGAGGGAAGTGAAGCTTGAAGGTGAATTGCTTGAATACTACGGACTGAAGGAGCAGGAATCAGATATTCTTGAGATACAAAGGCAACTCAAGATCAAGACAGTAGAGATTGACATGCTCAATATTACCATTAACTCTTTGCAAGCGGAGAGGAAAAAGCTTCAAGAGGAGATTGCACAAGGAGTTTCAGCAAAGAAGGAGCTAGAGGTGGCAAGGAACAAGATCAAGGAACTGCAAAGGCAGATTCAGCTTGAAGCTAAACAGACGAAAGGCCATTTGTTGTTGCTTAAGCAGCAAGTTTCTGGTTTGCAGGCCAAAGAGGAAGAAGCTGTCAAGAAAGATTCTGAAATTGAGAAGAAGCTGAAAGCTGTGAAGGAGTTAGAGGTCGAAGTTGTGGAGCTtaagaggaaaaacaaagaactTCAACATGAAAAGCGGGAGTTGACCGTAAAACTTGATTCTGCTGAAGCTAGAATAGCAGCCCTCTCCAATATGACAGAG ACTGAAATGGTTGCCAAGGCAAGAGAGGAGGTCAATAATCTAAGGCATGCAAATGAGGACCTGTCAAAGCAAGTGGAAGGACTTCAGATATATCGATTCAGTGAAGTTGAAGAGCTAGTGTATCTTCGTTGGGTCAATGCATGCTTGAGGTATGAACTCCGGAACTATCAGGCACCACCAGGAAAGATATCAGCTCGTGAACTCAACAAGAGTCTGAGCCCCAAATCCCAAGAGAAGGCTAAGCAGCTGATGTTAGAGTATGCAGGATCAGAACGTGGGCAAGGGGACACAGATCTTGAAAGCAATTTCTCCCACCCATCCTCTCCTGGAAGTGAGGACTTTGACAATGCCTCTATTGATAGTTCCAATAGTAGATATAGCAGTCTCAGTAAGAAACCTAGCTTAATCCAGAAGTTGAAGAAATGGGGCAAAAGCAAAGATGATTTGACTGCTCTTGCATCACCAACCAGATCTCTCTCGGGAGGTTCCCCAAGCAGGGCAAGCATGAACCAGAGACCAAGGGGTCCATTGGAATCCCTGATGCTAAGGAATGCAGGTGATAGTATAGCCATCACTACCTTTGGCAAGATGGAGCAGGAACTTCCAGAGTCTCCTGAAACTCCAACTCCCCCAAATATTAGAACGAGGGTATCATCAAGTGACTCACTAAATAATGTTGCAGCATCATTCCATTTGATGTCTAAATCAGTTGATGGAGTTCAAGATGAGAAATACCCTGCTTATAAAGACCGGCATAAGTTGGCTTTGGAGAGGGAAAAGCAGATTAAAGAAAGAGCTGGGCAAGCAAGAGCGCAGAAGTTTGGTGACAAATCAAATTCGAATCTATATGAACCTACAGCCAAGGTTGAAAGAGAGAGACCAGCAACTTTGCCGCCAAAACTTTCTCAAATAAAGGAGAAGGTGATTGTCTCTGGTGATTCAAGTGACCAATCTAATGATGGTAAGAGTGGTTCTCAAATAATAAGCAAGATGAAACTTGACCACATTGAGAAGAGGCCTCCTAGGATGCCTCGGCCACCTCCTAAACGATCTGGAGGTTTTTCTGCTGGTACAAATACAAATTCTCTGGGTGGAATACCGCCTGCACCACCTCCACCTGGTGCACCACCTCCGCCACCACCACCCCCTGGTGGACCACCTCCGCCACCTCCTCCACCAGGAAGCCTGccaagagggggagggagtgGTGATAAAGTTCACCGGGCTCCTGAACTGGTTGAATTTTATCAGACATTGATGAAACGAGAGGCAAAGAAGGATATACCATCATTAATCTCTTCAACATCTAATGCATCAGATGCCAGGAGCAACATGATTGGGGAGATTGAGAACCGATCATCATTCCTTGTAGCT GTGAAAGCTGATGTGGAAACTCAAGGTGATTTTGTCATGTCATTGGCAACTGAAGTCCGAGCAGCTTCCTTCACCAACATAGAAGATCTTGTGGCTTTTGTAAACTGGCTAGATGAGGAACTCTCTTTCTTG GTTGATGAACGGGCAGTTCTTAAGCACTTTGATTGGCCTGAGGGGAAAGCAGATGCATTAAGAGAAGCGGCTTTTGAGTACCAGGACCTGATGAAATTAGAGAAGCGAGTATCTTCTTTCGTCGATGATCCCACGCTTCCGTGTGACGATGCTTTGAAGAAGATGTACTCATTGCTAGAAAA AGTGGAAAATAGTGTGTATGCGCTCTTACGTACAAGGGATATGGCTATTTCACGATACAAGGAGTTTGGCATTCCAGTTGATTGGTTGTTAGATTCAGGAGTTGTTGGCAAG ATAAAGCTCTCATCAGTACAATTGGCGAGGAAGTACATGAAACGTGTGGCGTTAGAGCTTGATGCAATGAGTGGACCTGAAAAGGAACCAAACAGAGAGTTTTTGGTTCTGCAAGGCGTGCGTTTTGCTTTCCGTGTTCATCAG TTTGCGGGAGGCTTTGACGCGGAAAGCATGAAGGCTTTTGAAGAACTCAGGAGCCGTGTCCATGCACAGGTGCCAGAAGACAAAAAGCTAGAAACATGA